In Candidatus Methylomirabilota bacterium, the genomic window GCGCCGCCACATCCTGCCCAACGTGCTCAACTCCGCCGTCGTGCTGGGCACGCTGATGCTGGGCGTGGTCATCGTCACCGAGGCGGCGCTGTCGTTCCTCGGCGTCGGGGTGCCGCCGCCCAAGCCGGCCTGGGGGCTCATGCTCGCCGACGGCAAGAAGGGGCTGATGGCCGGCTACTGGTGGCTGACCGTGCTGCCCGGCTCCTGCATCATGCTGATGGTCCTGGCCGCCAACCTGCTCGGCGACTGGCTGCGCGTGAAGCTCGACCCTCAGCTGCGGCAACTGTAAGACATCCTGTGTCAACCCAAGAGCCGAGCGCGCCGCCTCGAGCGCCGGCTTCGCCGGCGCAACCTGTGCTGGGGGAGGCCTCGGAGGGGGCCGTCGCGCCCTGTGGGCGCGCCTGTGAAGGCGCCCCCTCCGACCTATGAGCGCGCCGACACCCCTGCTCGAGCTCCGACACCTCACCACGCACTACGTCTCGGCGCGCGGCACCCGCGTCGTGGCGGCGGTGGAAGACGTGTCCCTGCGCTTGCACGCCGGCGACACGCTCGGGGTCGTGGGCGAGTCCGGCTCCGGCAAGACGACGCTGGCGCTCACCATCCTGCGTTTGCTGCCGCCGGCGGCCCGCATCGTGCGCGGCGAGATCCTGTTCGAGGGGGAAGACCTCCTCAAGAAGCCCGCCGGCAAGATGCGCCGGATCCGTGGCAAGCGCATCGCCATGATCCTGCAGGATCCGATGGCCTCGTTGAACCCGCTCTTCACCATCGGCGATCAGATCGCCGAGTCCATCCGCGTCCACGAGGGGGCCAGTCGCGGCTCGGCCTGGACACGGGCGCACGATCTGCTGAAGGCGGTGAAGATCTCCGCCCCCGAGACGCGCGTGCGGGAATACCCGCACCAGATGTCGGGCGGAATGCGGCAGCGCATCGTCGGCGCCATCGCCATCTCCTGCGAGCCCAAGCTGCTCATCGCCGACGAGCCGACGACCAGCCTCGACGTGACCATCCAGGCGCAGTACCTCAGGCTCCTGCGCGAGCTGCAGCGCGCGCACGGTCTCGCGCTGATCTTCATCACCCACAACCTCGGCATCGTGGCCAAGATGTGCGACCGTGTCGCCGTCATGTACGCCGGCCGGGTCGTCGAGTCGGGCCCGGTGAAGCGCATCTTCAACGCGCCCGCCCACCCCTACACGCGGGCCCTGCTGGAGTCGATCCCGCGGCTGGGCGACCGCGACCAACGGCTCACTGTCATCGACGGCCAGCCGCCCGACCTGGCGGCGCTGCCCGGGGGCTGCGCCTTCCACCCGCGGTGCGCGCAGGCCATGGACCGCTGCCGCGCCGACGATTCGCCCGCGTTCGACGTCGCCGACGACCACGCCGCGCGCTGCTGGCTGGCCGCCCCCGGCGAGGCGGCGCGCCTCTTCAACCTCACACGCTGAGGGTGGCCGGGGACGATGGCCCTGCTCGACGCCGAAGACCTCGTCAAGCACTTCCCGGTCCGCGGCGGCCTCTTCTCGCGCGACCGAGGCCGTGTTCGCGCCGTCGACGGCGTCTCGTTCGCGATCGAGCAGGGCCGGACGCTGGGTCTGGTGGGCGAGTCGGGGTGCGGCAAGTCGACGACGGCCAAGCTCGTGCTCAAGCTCGAGCAGCCGACCGCCGGCCTGATCCGCTGGGAGGGGCGGAACCTCGCCGAGCTCGACGCGGCGGGGCTGCGCGCCTACCGCCGCTCGGTGCAGGCGGTCTTCCAAGACCCGTACGCGTCGCTGAACCCTCGCATACGGGTGGGCGCCATCATCGCCGAGCCACTCGTCACCAACGAGCGCCTCGGGGCCTCCGAGGTCGACCGGCGCATGCAGCGCCTCCTCGACCTGGTGGGCCTGCCGGCGCGCGCGCGGGACCTCTTCCCCCACGAGTTCTCGGGTGGCCAGCGGCAGCGCATCGCCATCGCCCGCGCGCTGGCGCTCGAGCCGAAGCTGGTGGTGCTCGACGAGCCGGTCTCGGCGCTCGACGTCTCGATCCGCGCTCAGATCCTGAATCTGCTGCGCGATCTCCAGGCGCGGCTCGGCCTCGCCTACCTCTTCATCGCCCACGACCTGGCGGCCGTCGCCCACATGAGCCATACCGTCGCCGTCATGTACCTGGGCAAGATCGTGGAGATCGGCGACGGGCGGGCGATCGCCACGCACCCCAAGCATCCCTACACGCAGGCGCTGTTCTCGGCGGCGCTGCCCTCGCACCCGGACGAGCAGCGCGAGGAGATCATCCTGGCCGGCGAGGTGCCGAGCCCGCTCCATCCGCCCACGGGCTGCCGCTTCCACCCCCGCTGCCCGCACGCGATGGCCCGCTGCGCACTCGACGAGCCTCGCCTGGGGCCCGTGAACGGCCGTCTGACCGCCTGCCACCTGTACGACGCCGTCACACCGGAGGCGGCCGGGCGCCGATAGGAAAACTTTTTCTCACCTGGCGGGGCCCGCGGCTTGCCAGGCACCGCCCCCAGCCTGTACTGCCCCTCACCCCCGCCGCGTCGGCCGGAGGGGAGGGGGCCGCGCGCCGCCTGGAGGGCGGCGACGACCACGCGGCGGGGGAGGGTCTGCCCTCGCTCGACGGGGTGCGCGTGCTCCTGGTCGAGGACGACGCCGACACGCGCGAGCTGCTGACGACGCTGCTCCAACGGTGCGGGGCCCGCGTGACCGCCGTCGGCTCCGCGAGCGAGGCGCTCATGACTATCGCCCTCACCCAGCCGGATGTCCTGGTGAGCGACATCGCCATGCCCGGCGAGGACGGCTATGCGCTGATCCGCAAGATCCGGCTGCGTGACGCCGACCAGGGCCGGTGGCTGCCGGCCGTCGCGCTCACGGCCTACGCGCGGGACGAAGACCGGGCCCGCGCGCTGGCGGCCGGCTATCAGAGGCACCTCACCAAGCCGGTCGATCCGGCCGCGCTGGCGCGGACGGTGGCGGTCCTCTCGGGTCGCGTCCGCGCCGCCTAGGGCGTCGCACCGGCGCGGCCGTGTGGGCGCTCGATCCAGCCGTCGCCTTCCTGAATCACGGCTCCTTCGGCGCGTGCCCCGCGCCCGTGCTGGAGGCGCAGCAGCGCCTGCGCCAGGAGATGGAGCGCGAGCCCGTGCGCTTCCTGGGACGCGAGCTCGAGGGCCGGCTCGACGCCGCCCGGGCGGGGCTGGGAGCCTTCCTCGGCGCCGAGCCCGACGACCTCGCCTTCGTGCCCAACGCGACGACCGGCGTGAACACCGTTTTGAAGTCGCTCGCCTTCGGGCCGGACGACGAGCTGCTGACGACCGACCACCTCTACGACGCCTGCCGCAACGCCCTCGAGTTCGCCGCCCGGCGCGCCGGCGCTCGGGTCGTCGTCGCGCCCGTTCCCTTTCCCCTGGACCACGAGCAGCGCGTCGTCGACGCGGTCCTCGGCGCCGTCACGCGGCGGACCCGGCTCGCCCTGCTCGACCACGTGACGAGCCCCACGGGCCTGGTGCTTCCGCTCGGGCGCCTCGTCGCCGAGCTGGCCCGGGACGGCATCGACACGCTGGTGGACGGCGCCCACGCGCCGGGGATGCTGCCGCTCGATCTCCGGGCGCTGGGGGCGGCCTACTACGCGGGCAATTGCCACAAGTGGCTCTGTGCGCCCAAGGGCGCGGCCTTCCTCCACGTACGCCACGACCGGCAGGCCGGCATCCGGCCGCTGGTGCTGAGCCATGGCGCCAACTCGCCGCGCGCCGACCGCTCGCGCTTCCGCCTGGAGTTCGACTGGACCGGCACTCACGACCCGACGGCCTATCTGGCGGTCCCGGAGGCGATCCGAGTCCTGGGAGCTGCACTGCCGGGCGGCTGGCCGGCGCTGATGGCACGCAATCGCGCGCTGGCGCTCGCGGCCCGGCGCCGGCTGGCCGAGGCCCTGGGCCTCGCCCCGCCGTGCCCGGACGCCATGATCGGCTCGCTGGCGGCCGTCCCGCTGCCGGACGCCGACCGACCGATGCCGCCTCGCCGCGATCCGCTCCAGGTCGCCCTCCTCGAGCGCTTTCGGATCGAGGTGCCGGTGATCGCGTGGCCGGCCTCCCCAGGGCGTCTGCTACGCGTCTCGGCGCAACTTTACAACACGCCGGAGCAGTACCTGCGGCTGGCGGATGCGCTCGGCACGTTGCTGGCGCCGTGAGCGGCGCCGGCCGTAGTGAGGAACGCCGTTCCGTGGTAGGGTGACGCTCCCATGCGTTCCGGCCTCGGTGCCCTGCTCCTCGCCGGCGTGCTCCTCGCCGACTTCACGACGTTCGCCGCCGACCAGCCCCGCCCCGGGCAGCCCGCGCACCACGCCGCGCGCGGCTTCCGCAACCTCGACCCCGACTATGCTTACTCGGTCGTGCTCCGCGCGCGGCGGCTCGTGCGTCGGAGCTTCGAGCGCACGCCCGACCGTGGACCGACGCCGGCGGTGCTCCTCAACGACGGCGCCGCCCTGCGCGCCAATGGCGAGCACCCGACGGCCACCTGGATCGGCCACTCCTCGCTGCTCGTGCAGCTCGACGGCGTCAACGTCCTCACCGACCCCAACTGGAGCGATCGCGCCAGCCCCGTCGACTTCTTTGGACCGAAGCGGCTCATCGCCCCCGGGCTGCGCTTCGAAGACCTCCCCCCCATCCACGCGGTGGTGATCTCGCACGACCACTACGACCATCTGGACGAGGCCACCGTCCGCCGCCTGGCCCTCACGCACCATCCGACCTTCTTCGTCCCGCTGGGGCTCAAGGCGTGGTTCGCCGAGGCGGGCATCCACGACGTCGTCGAGCTCGACTGGTGGGAGGCGCGGACCTTCCGCGGCCTGAGGATCGTGTGCACGCCGGCCCAGCACTCCTCCGGCCGCACGCTGCGCGACCAGAATCTCCGCCTGTGGGCCTCGTGGGTCATCGCGGGCCGCGACCGGCGCTTCTTCTTCGCCGGCGACACGGGCTACTGGAGCGGCTTCGGTGAGATCGGTCGGCGGCTCGGCCCCTTCGACCTGGCGGCGATCCCCATCGGGGGCTACAGCGCCTACGCCCGCCTCCATCCGAACCACGTCAACCCGGAGGAAGCGCTCTCGGTCTTCGAGGACGTCGGCGGCCGGGTCCTGGTCCCGGTGCACTGGGGCACCTTCGACATGAATCGCGAGTTCTTCCGCGAGCCCCCCGAGCGCCTGCTGCGCGAAGCGCTCCGGCGGGGACTCGAGAAGCGGATCGCGCTGCTCAGCCCCGGCCAGACGATCGACTGGTGACGGGGAAGCCCCGGAGCGTTCGAGCGCGGGCTTCGCCCGCGTAATTCCCATTGGGAAGGTTCGGAGGGGGCCGTGAGGCCCCCTCTGACTATGGAACTCGGAGGGGGCCGTAACGTCCGCCCCCTCCGACCAGACTACCCCGGGAGCAGCGCGCCGTTCAGAAGCGTCGTGCCCGTCACGGCGACCGGCTTGAGCAGCGCCTGCATCACGAAGCACCCGCGCTCGGCGTTGCGCACCACCTTGGCCACCCGCTCCGGCGGGTCGGGCGACTCCAGTTCCAGCGTGGTCTCGGCACCGAGCATGGTGGCCTCGACCGTGTCGTTCAGCACCGAGCCCTCGACCCGGTAGCGCGCGGTCACCCGCATCCGCATCTTGTTCACCGTCACCTTGAGCATGTGCCCGTACCGGGACACCTGGGTCAGGAGTCAGAACGCCAGAGCGGCGCTGAAGTACATGAGGGGCGTCGGGGCCGAGCCGAGGCCGCCGAGGTTCGGCCCCTCGTCGGAGACGAACGTCATGTGGCCGGTACCGCTGCGGCTGACGGTGGCGACCTTCAGAAAGGGCGTTACCCCCTGCACGTCGGCTTCGAATACAATCTCCCGCGTTCGGATCTCGGGGTTCAGACCCTCGGGCATTGTCGTCATCGTGATCTCCCTCTTTGACAGGAGGCTAGCATGATTCATACGGCCCTCGTCACCCTCGCCATCCTGCTCGCCCTCGTCGCGGGCGCCTCCGCGGCCGACGAGCCGTACCCCACCCGCCCGATCACCATCGTCAACCCGTTCCCGCCCGGCGGACTCGCCGACCTCACGATGCGCCCCTTGGTGCCAGCGATGGAGCGCATCCTCAAGCAACCGGTCGTCCTCGTCAACAAGCCCGGCGCGTCGGGGGCCGTCGGCATGCAGTCGGCGGCGGTGGCCAAGCCCGATGGCTACACGATCCTCGTCTCCGTCCCCGCCATCTCACTGCTCCCTGAGGTCGACGCCCTGTTCGGGCGGACGCCGGTCTTCACGCGCGACCAGTTCGTCGGGATCGCCCGCATCAACGCCGATCCCACGATCCTGGTGGTGAACGCGGATCTGCCATGGAAGACCCTCCACGAGCTGCTCGAAGACGCGCGGAAGCGGCCGGGGGAGATCATCTTCTCGTCCTCGGGAATCTACGGGGCCTCCCACGTGCCGATGGAGATGCTGCTGCAGGCGGCGGGCGGCCTCAAGATGCGCCACCTGCCGACCGCGGGCGGCGGCCCAGCCACGACCGCGGTCCTTGGCGCCCACGCCCACCTCTGGGCCTCGACCACGGGGCCGGCGGCGCCCCACATCAAGTCCGGCAAGTTCCGGGCGCTGGCCGTCTCGGGCGCCACCCGGCACCCGAACTTCCCCGACGTCCCGACCCTGAAGGAGCTGGGTTACGACGTCGAGTACTACCTGTGGATCGCGCTCTTCGCGCCCAAGAACACTCCGGCGAACGCCTTGCGGGTACTGCGGGAGGCGACGCAGAAGGCCGTACAGGAGCCGGACGTCAAGGCCGCCATGGACAAGATCCAGGTGCCCATCGCCTACCAGGACGGCGACGAGTTCAACGCCTGGTGGGACGCGGATGCGCGGCGGCTGGCCGCCGTGATCAAACGCATCGGCAAGGTCGAGTCGAAGTAGACGCGGAGGCCCGATGAGTCGGCGATCCGGCCTACGGCCGGGTCTTCGTCCAGGCTTCGGCGGCGACGAGCGTCTCGACGCGCTGGCGAACCTCGTCGCGGATCTCACGCACGCGCTCGATCGGCTGCCGGTGGGGATCGTCGATCGGCCAGTCGTTCCGCTTCAGGCCGGGCACGAAGGGACAGGCTTCGCCGCAGCCCATGGTGACCAGCAACCGCGCGCCGGCGGCGAGTTCGGTGGTCAGACGCTGAGGCCGGGCACCGCTGAGATCGATCCCGACCTCGCGCATGACGGCGACGACCTCCGGATGGACTCGCTCCGCCGGCTCGGTCCCTGCCGAGATAGCCCGCGCTTTCTGGGAATCAGCCAGCACGTTAAAGAAGGCGGCGGCCATCTGCGAGCGCCCGGCGTTGCGGACGCAAGCGAAGATCAC contains:
- a CDS encoding ABC transporter ATP-binding protein gives rise to the protein MSAPTPLLELRHLTTHYVSARGTRVVAAVEDVSLRLHAGDTLGVVGESGSGKTTLALTILRLLPPAARIVRGEILFEGEDLLKKPAGKMRRIRGKRIAMILQDPMASLNPLFTIGDQIAESIRVHEGASRGSAWTRAHDLLKAVKISAPETRVREYPHQMSGGMRQRIVGAIAISCEPKLLIADEPTTSLDVTIQAQYLRLLRELQRAHGLALIFITHNLGIVAKMCDRVAVMYAGRVVESGPVKRIFNAPAHPYTRALLESIPRLGDRDQRLTVIDGQPPDLAALPGGCAFHPRCAQAMDRCRADDSPAFDVADDHAARCWLAAPGEAARLFNLTR
- a CDS encoding dipeptide ABC transporter ATP-binding protein, encoding MALLDAEDLVKHFPVRGGLFSRDRGRVRAVDGVSFAIEQGRTLGLVGESGCGKSTTAKLVLKLEQPTAGLIRWEGRNLAELDAAGLRAYRRSVQAVFQDPYASLNPRIRVGAIIAEPLVTNERLGASEVDRRMQRLLDLVGLPARARDLFPHEFSGGQRQRIAIARALALEPKLVVLDEPVSALDVSIRAQILNLLRDLQARLGLAYLFIAHDLAAVAHMSHTVAVMYLGKIVEIGDGRAIATHPKHPYTQALFSAALPSHPDEQREEIILAGEVPSPLHPPTGCRFHPRCPHAMARCALDEPRLGPVNGRLTACHLYDAVTPEAAGRR
- a CDS encoding response regulator; the protein is MLLVEDDADTRELLTTLLQRCGARVTAVGSASEALMTIALTQPDVLVSDIAMPGEDGYALIRKIRLRDADQGRWLPAVALTAYARDEDRARALAAGYQRHLTKPVDPAALARTVAVLSGRVRAA
- a CDS encoding aminotransferase class V-fold PLP-dependent enzyme; this translates as MWALDPAVAFLNHGSFGACPAPVLEAQQRLRQEMEREPVRFLGRELEGRLDAARAGLGAFLGAEPDDLAFVPNATTGVNTVLKSLAFGPDDELLTTDHLYDACRNALEFAARRAGARVVVAPVPFPLDHEQRVVDAVLGAVTRRTRLALLDHVTSPTGLVLPLGRLVAELARDGIDTLVDGAHAPGMLPLDLRALGAAYYAGNCHKWLCAPKGAAFLHVRHDRQAGIRPLVLSHGANSPRADRSRFRLEFDWTGTHDPTAYLAVPEAIRVLGAALPGGWPALMARNRALALAARRRLAEALGLAPPCPDAMIGSLAAVPLPDADRPMPPRRDPLQVALLERFRIEVPVIAWPASPGRLLRVSAQLYNTPEQYLRLADALGTLLAP
- a CDS encoding MBL fold metallo-hydrolase; this translates as MRSGLGALLLAGVLLADFTTFAADQPRPGQPAHHAARGFRNLDPDYAYSVVLRARRLVRRSFERTPDRGPTPAVLLNDGAALRANGEHPTATWIGHSSLLVQLDGVNVLTDPNWSDRASPVDFFGPKRLIAPGLRFEDLPPIHAVVISHDHYDHLDEATVRRLALTHHPTFFVPLGLKAWFAEAGIHDVVELDWWEARTFRGLRIVCTPAQHSSGRTLRDQNLRLWASWVIAGRDRRFFFAGDTGYWSGFGEIGRRLGPFDLAAIPIGGYSAYARLHPNHVNPEEALSVFEDVGGRVLVPVHWGTFDMNREFFREPPERLLREALRRGLEKRIALLSPGQTIDW
- a CDS encoding OsmC family protein — translated: MTTMPEGLNPEIRTREIVFEADVQGVTPFLKVATVSRSGTGHMTFVSDEGPNLGGLGSAPTPLMYFSAALAFULLTQVSRYGHMLKVTVNKMRMRVTARYRVEGSVLNDTVEATMLGAETTLELESPDPPERVAKVVRNAERGCFVMQALLKPVAVTGTTLLNGALLPG
- a CDS encoding tripartite tricarboxylate transporter substrate binding protein; the protein is MIHTALVTLAILLALVAGASAADEPYPTRPITIVNPFPPGGLADLTMRPLVPAMERILKQPVVLVNKPGASGAVGMQSAAVAKPDGYTILVSVPAISLLPEVDALFGRTPVFTRDQFVGIARINADPTILVVNADLPWKTLHELLEDARKRPGEIIFSSSGIYGASHVPMEMLLQAAGGLKMRHLPTAGGGPATTAVLGAHAHLWASTTGPAAPHIKSGKFRALAVSGATRHPNFPDVPTLKELGYDVEYYLWIALFAPKNTPANALRVLREATQKAVQEPDVKAAMDKIQVPIAYQDGDEFNAWWDADARRLAAVIKRIGKVESK
- a CDS encoding arsenate reductase ArsC produces the protein MTNVIFACVRNAGRSQMAAAFFNVLADSQKARAISAGTEPAERVHPEVVAVMREVGIDLSGARPQRLTTELAAGARLLVTMGCGEACPFVPGLKRNDWPIDDPHRQPIERVREIRDEVRQRVETLVAAEAWTKTRP